A stretch of Fusarium poae strain DAOMC 252244 chromosome 2, whole genome shotgun sequence DNA encodes these proteins:
- a CDS encoding hypothetical protein (SECRETED:SignalP(1-19)), translating into MHFKNVLVSLFALAVSVKAIPDVDTDFSLEARDDAAPIEARDESEFLAERNYYPPPSCKENEYYNSHAKKCVCKDGYEEKYGKCVAKKPSCKENQYYNWNWKKCVCKDGYVEKYGKCVKPTCKDNEVYNWHSKKCECKDGYEAKYGKCVPKCKWGQYYDQHAGKCVCPKGTSEKYGKCVKDCPKGQYYNKHSDKCECPHGTSLKYGKCVKDCPAGTYYNRHSDKCECNKGTEWKYGKCVPKCTNGQYFDKHANKCVCPKGEKFEYGKCIKDCPKGQYYNKHSDKCECNKGTEFKYGKCVPKCEHPQYYDNHAGKCVCPKGTELKYGKCVPKCPEGKYFDKDSHKCVCAKGTSEVYGKCVKDCPKGQYYDRWSKSCKCPKDLSWNGYKCAYDCGHEAEYKYGACVCKKDNQVFNKHNKKCSCKEGYYYNQHKGICKKGGY; encoded by the coding sequence ATGCATTTCAAAAACGTCTTGGTCAGCCTCTTTGCCCTGGCCGTATCGGTCAAGGCTATCCCTGATGTCGATACCGACTTCAGTCTCGAGGCCCGCGACGACGCTGCTCCTATCGAGGCTCGTGATGAGTCCGAGTTCCTCGCTGAGCGCAACTACTACCCTCCTCCATCCTGCAAGGAGAACGAGTACTACAACTCGCACGCCAAGAAGTGTGTCTGCAAAGACGGCTACGAGGAGAAGTATGGCAAGTGCGTTGCCAAGAAGCCTTCTTGCAAGGAGAACCAGTACTACAACTGGAACTGGAAGAAGTGTGTTTGCAAGGACGGTTATGTTGAGAAGTACGGCAAGTGTGTCAAGCCCACTTGCAAGGACAACGAAGTCTACAACTGGCACTCCAAGAAGTGCGAGTGCAAGGATGGTTACGAAGCCAAGTACGGCAAGTGTGTTCCCAAGTGCAAGTGGGGACAATACTACGATCAGCACGCTGGCAAGTGTGTTTGCCCCAAGGGTACATCTGAGAAGTACGGCAAGTGTGTGAAGGACTGCCCCAAGGGACAGTACTACAACAAGCACTCTGACAAGTGTGAATGCCCTCACGGAACCTCTCTCAAGTACGGAAAGTGTGTCAAGGACTGCCCTGCTGGAACCTACTACAACCGCCACAGCGACAAGTGCGAATGCAACAAGGGCACTGAGTGGAAGTACGGAAAGTGTGTCCCCAAGTGCACCAACGGCCAGTACTTCGACAAGCACGCCAACAAGTGTGTCTGCCCCAAGGGTGAGAAGTTTGAGTACGGGAAGTGCATCAAGGATTGCCCCAAGGGTCAGTACTACAACAAGCACTCCGACAAGTGTGAATGCAACAAGGGCACCGAGTTCAAGTACGGCAAGTGTGTCCCTAAGTGCGAGCACCCTCAGTACTACGATAACCACGCTGGAAAGTGTGTCTGCCCCAAGGGTACTGAGCTCAAGTATGGCAAGTGTGTTCCCAAGTGTCCCGAGGGCAAGTACTTCGACAAGGACTCTCACAAGTGCGTTTGCGCCAAGGGCACTTCTGAGGTCTATGGCAAGTGTGTGAAGGACTGCCCCAAGGGACAGTACTACGACCGCTGGAGCAAGTCTTGCAAGTGCCCGAAGGACCTGAGCTGGAACGGCTACAAGTGCGCTTACGACTGTGGCCACGAGGCTGAATACAAGTACGGCGCTTGTGTCTGCAAGAAGGATAACCAGGTCTTCAACAAGCACAACAAGAAGTGCTCTTGCAAGGAGGGCTACTACTACAACCAGCACAAGGGTATTTGCAAGAAGGGCGGATACTAA
- a CDS encoding hypothetical protein (TransMembrane:8 (i152-179o185-202i258-282o294-313i341-362o482-505i532-554o566-591i)~BUSCO:11812at5125), which produces MPSTGLEEDKTTYNDKYVVLYDFSEIDRDTAVKEVKTLLEDLEEIGLHTEASRVKDWLYGIVPNHPGGEKNSVVDGAYEAEDILSVYHLVNWSKDLGGAGITPEIGQWKNVKAIFPLHNPKVNQSLLSYLSRRFFLTQDDIDSIRNIHGSKVAFYFAFIQAYLLFLTFPAITGVIAWLWLPQYSLAYGILTSVWCTVFLEYWKIQEIDYSLRWNVKGIHHLKVNRPQFKCEKVYTDETGRKHYYFPRWKKVVRQLAQIPFLLFAFFALGITIIAVFAIEMMISETYAGPYKEYLEYLPTILLAVSLPYITSALEDAAEQMTEYENHRTADLHEMSLTQKVFILNMFTNYLPIFLTAFIYIPFGGDVVPRLESILVKAFASVGKKFVHQPFHLDADRLRNEVIALTVTGQISGFFEENIVPMLKHRLSGWYRDYRRSRSQGDMLLAIVKDEPEESDFLSRVRNESTLPKYNVQDDIAEIVLQFGYLALFSPVWPIIPMGFLINNWIELRSDFAKLSLEHQRPAPVRSDGIGPWIYSLEALTWLGSICTAAIVHLFSSNKMNGTFGSWAALPVTVFISEHVLLLLRSLVRFVLQQIGSERIRDDHHQRYANRVKHLEEMETKRQTGLAVREAHRERRKSVLVMEQDPFWTRQVESGASELAGVTLIQQVKKNETPGDQEKTD; this is translated from the exons ATGCCTTCCACAGGCCTTGAAGAAGATAAGACGACATACAATGACAAGTATGTCGTTCTCTATGATTTCAGTGAGATAG ATCGCGATACTGCCGTCAAGGAAGTTAAAACTTTGCTTGAAGACCTGGAAGAAATTGGTCTCCATACAGAG GCAAGCAGGGTCAAAGATTGGCTGTACGGAATCGTGCCAAATCACCCTGGTGGTGAAAAAAACTCTGTTGTCGATGGAGCTTACGAAGCTGAGGACATTCTCTCCGTCTATCATCTTGTCAACTGGTCGAAGGATCTTGGTGGTGCTGGTATCACACCCGAGATTGGGCAGTGGAAAAATGTCAAAGCCATTTTCCCTTTGCACAATCCCAAAGTCAACCAGTCTCTTCTCAGTTACCTGAGTAGACGGTTCTTTCTGACACAAGATGATATTGACTCCATCCGAAATATCCACGGCTCAAAG GTTGCATTTTATTTTGCCTTTATCCAGGCGTATCTTTTATTCCTCACCTTCCCCGCCATTACCGGAGTCATCGCATGGCTTTGGCTTCCACAGTACTCTCTCGCCTACGGCATTCTGACTAGCGTCTGGTGTACCGTATTTCTAGAATACTGGAAAATTCAGGAAATTGACTACAGTCTCCGATGGAACGTCAAGGGAATCCATCACCTCAAAGTTAACCGTCCGCAATTCAAATGCGAGAAAGTGTACACTGATGAAACTGGGCGCAAGCATTATTACTTCCCTCGTTGGAAAAAGGTTGTTCGGCAGCTTGCCCAAATTccatttcttctttttgcgTTTTTCGCTTTGGGCATCACCATCATTGCTGTGTTTGCTATTGAGATGATGATCTCGGAGACATATGCTGGACCTTACAAGGAGTATCTG GAATATCTCCCTACAATCCTTCTCGCCGTGTCCCTTCCGTACATCACCTCAGCCCTTGAAGACGCGGCCGAGCAAATGACGGAATATGAGAACCACCGCACAGCCGATCTTCACGAAATGTCACTCACTCAAAAAGTGTTTATTCTTAACATGTTTACAAACTACTTACCAATTTTCCTTACAGCGTTTATTTACATTCCATTTGGTGGCGATGTAGTCCCCAGACTTGAAAGCATCCTTGTCAAAGCTTTCGCCAGCGTCGGCAAGAAATTCGTACACCAGCCGTTCCATCTTGACGCCGACAGGTTGAGGAACGAAGTTATTGCGTTGACTGTTACTGGCCAGATCTCAGGATTCTTTGAAGAGAATATTGTGCCGATGCTGAAGCATAGACTCTCAGGATGGTATAGAGATTACCGACGATCGCGCTCACAGGGCGATATGCTACTAGCCATTGTCAAAGATGAGCCCGAGGAATCCGATTTCTTGTCGCGTGTGCGCAATGAATCCACGCTTCCCAAATACAATGTCCAGGATGACATTGCCGAGATTGTACTTCAATTTGGTTACTTAGCTCTATTCTCACCTGTCTGGCCCATCATTCCAATGGGTTTCTTGATCAACAACTGGATCGAACTACGATCTGATTTCGCAAAACTTTCTCTTGAGCATCAACGACCTGCTCCTGTGCGATCAGACGGAATTGGACCTTGGATCTACTCTCTCGAAGCCCTTACTTGGCTCGGCAGTATCTGCACCGCCGCCATCGTTCACCTCTTCAGCAGCAACAAGATGAATGGCACGTTCGGCAGCTGGGCCGCACTCCCTGTAACCGTGTTCATTAGCGAACACGTTCTTTTGCTCCTTCGCTCCCTCGTTCGATTCGTTCTTCAACAGATTGGTTCTGAGCGCATCAGGGACGATCACCATCAGCGCTACGCGAACAGAGTCAAGCATCttgaggagatggagacGAAGAGGCAAACAGGTCTTGCGGTACGTGAGGCCCATCGGGAGCGTCGAAAGTCAGTCCTTGTGATGGAGCAAGATCCATTCTGGACAAGGCAGGTTGAGAGCGGGGCAAGCGAGCTGGCAGGTGTCACTTTGATTCAGCAGGTCAAGAAGAATGAGACTCCAGGAGATCAAGAGAAGACTGATTAA
- a CDS encoding hypothetical protein (SECRETED:SignalP(1-19)) has translation MLPRLSLLFHSLFVPLSFARDNNNDTTTTQYAATSGTVWATPHDSYSSSIGVLGCKVDTNRIAYWPNSIDCDNICISLTYQDRSVYLLRIDQSQGAHDVSYDAWNYLYTGYSATDKPTAGGPIEMTYENVDASKCKHLIDTKGSKLPLSAANSMNFLTSCLDRNSSTWVGDNYVLYNILDSICTLGHDEKCELDYPAANQAECPHTMGVPDELKGQTVYNIRYPSGEKVSAADGKPADEDGASGVKQPSGNVLALVVLFSACLVFGI, from the coding sequence ATGCTGCCAAGGTTATCGTTACTCTTCCATTCTTTGTTTGTCCCTCTCTCGTTCGCGcgcgacaacaacaacgatACCACCACGACCCAATATGCTGCCACCAGCGGTACAGTCTGGGCCACGCCCCACGATAGTTACTCGTCGTCAATAGGCGTTCTCGGTTGTAAAGTCGACACGAATCGCATCGCTTATTGGCCCAATTCCATCGATTGCGACAATATCTGCATTTCTCTGACCTACCAAGACCGCTCCGTCTATCTCCTCCGCATCGATCAATCCCAAGGCGCACACGATGTCAGCTACGATGCGTGGAATTACCTCTACACTGGCTACAGCGCCACCGACAAACCTACAGCCGGCGGTCCTATCGAAATGACATACGAAAACGTCGATGCCTCCAAATGCAAACACTTGATCGATACAAAGGGTAGCAAATTACCCCTCAGCGCCGCCAACAGCATGAACTTCCTCACGAGCTGCCTCGATCGCAACAGCAGCACCTGGGTCGGCGACAATTACGTCCTGTATAACATCCTCGACTCCATCTGTACGCTTGGTCACGACGAGAAGTGCGAGCTGGACTACCCCGCCGCGAACCAGGCCGAGTGTCCTCATACAATGGGCGTCCCAGATGAATTAAAGGGTCAGACGGTATACAATATTCGGTATCCCAGTGGAGAAAAGGTCAGCGCCGCGGACGGAAAGCCTGCAGATGAGGACGGCGCGTCGGGGGTGAAGCAGCCGAGCGGCAACGTTCTGGCATTGGTGGTTTTGTTCTcggcttgtcttgtctttggtaTATAG
- a CDS encoding hypothetical protein (CAZy:AA7), whose protein sequence is MVSSQQHAQRTPTCTYTTGGTAWKKYDFHTENPISVIYDQYPNWTCLPDADYPCSGAGYPAYVINVTKADHVKIGVDFARKHNIRLIVKNTGHDYMGRSVAPGSLSLWTHHLKDLTYHNGQFKLYNSKITINGDAVTAGAGAQMYDIYTYLDKYGRVVVGGGGKSVGLGGYVTGGGHSLLSPRYGLAVDQVLQMTIVTPSGKVLTINENNHQGLFWAMRGGGGSTFGVIISVTLKVYKTPKISASAWTVGTSAEAPFKYEMLAYVLSQFPSLADAGLSGYASLSPRIANPSPAPGAPEEVAGISGIFAAQDEQDPHYIQKLIKPLNETLQKRWPGLVQFTAKSESYSSFLKWYDIYFDQGPAGETNYIVSRLLTKDSLEGDQSKLGYALEQGCLPSGGMIAHLISGKGVHNAKPRGGSVAANPGWRETYVHALAGHTFEPFNRTSETQAIQSLIKTWEPFRELSPKAGAYINEALPFEQDWQHAFWGDNYERLLSIKREADPDDVLWCYPCVGSEKWKQKSNGRLCKVA, encoded by the exons ATGGTCTCGTCTCAACAGCACGCTCAACGGACACCTACTTGCACCTATACCACCGGGGGCA CTGCTTGGAAGAAATACGACTTCCACACTGAGAACCCAATCTCAGTGATTTATGACCAATACCCCAACTGGACTTGTCTTCCTGATGCGGATTATCCATGTAGCGGTGCTGGATACCCTGCCTACGTGATCAATGTCACCAAGGCTGACCATGTCAAGATTGGTGTTGACTTTG CCCGAAAGCATAACATTAGGCTCATCGTCAAGAATACCGGCCACGACTACATGGGTCGCTCAGTTGCACCAGGCTCTCTATCACTATGGACCCATCATCTCAAAGACCTGACTTATCACAATGGACAATTCAAACTTTACAACTCAAAGATCACCATCAACGGTGATGCTGTGACTGCCGGAGCTGGAGCGCAGATGTACGACATTTACACCTATTTAGATAAATATGGCCGCGTTGTTGTTGGCGGCGGTGGAAAATCAGTTGGTCTTGGAGGATATGTCACTGGCGGAGGCCACTCACTCTTGTCGCCGAGGTATGGTCTTGCTGTTGATCAAGTTCTACAGATGACTATTGTGACTCCCAGTGGAAAGGTTCTGACCATTAATGAGAACAATCATCAGGGTCTCTTCTGGGCTATGAGAGGA GGCGGTGGTTCAACCTTTGGTGTTATCATCTCAGTGACTCTCAAGGTCTACAAAACGCCAAAGATCTCTGCATCAGCTTGGACAGTTGGAACATCTGCTGAAGCACCTTTCAAGTATGAGATGCTCGCCTACGTTCTTTCCCAGTTCCCATCTCTCGCAGATGCAGGTCTATCTGGATATGCATCTCTCAGCCCACGCATTGCCAACCCATCTCCTGCTCCAGGAGCACCGGAGGAAGTCGCTGGGATATCGGGCATCTTTGCCGCACAAGACGAGCAAGATCCCCATTATATCCAAAAGCTCATCAAACCCCTCAATGAAACCCTCCAGAAGCGTTGGCCAGGCTTGGTCCAGTTCACTGCCAAGTCGGAGAGCTACTCTTCATTCTTAAAGTGGTACGATATCTACTTTGACCAAGGTCCTGCTGGAGAAACAAATTATATCGTCTCCAGACTTTTGACTAAGGATTCCCTCGAGGGAGATCAATCCAAGTTGGGTTATGCACTTGAACAAGGTTGTTTGCCATCTGGTGGCATGATTGCTCATTTGATTTCGGGGAAAGGAGTACACAATGCGAAGCCCAGAGGAGGAAGTGTTGCAGCAAACCCTGGTTGGAGAGAGACTTATGTCCACGCAC TTGCCGGGCATACTTTCGAGCCCTTCAACCGAACCTCCGAGACACAAGCTATTCAGAGCTTGATCAAAACCTGGGAGCCATTCCGTGAATTATCGCCAAAGGCAGGCGCTTACATTAATGAG GCACTTCCTTTCGAACAAGACTGGCAGCATGCTTTCTGGGGCGACAACTACGAGAGACTCCTTTCCATCAAGAGAGAAGCTGATCCAGATGATGTATTGTGGTGCTACCCTTGTGTCGGAAGTGAAAAGTGGAAACAGAAATCCAATGGTCGCCTTTGTAAAGTGGCTTAA
- a CDS encoding hypothetical protein (CAZy:GT1) produces MAFKNKPLVLMCSTPVSGHIIPMLAIAEQLITRGYEVCFVSGSGYHQQAENAGAKFISVEGYGDFYDLTSWDLDADWPQGKQHLEGPECFSHDLIHIFCNSLPSQHMAIQKALHELKTQQPERKVFVITESLNFSALALRLGAPGLRPDGFIAIGLNPILLTSMDHPPFGSGMLPDRTPEGRERNKIANAAQKEFFAPAQKAYEQALKSVGAEPRDEFLLDSLYTLPDRFVQMCAPSVEYERSDAPSTLRFAGGYPTTKRTKSNWEVPYWWDEVIINKNRAGKKIVFVCQGTVAMDFNQLVYPTMEALQHRSDISLVIALGRPGTTLANDTIIPPNCYVEDFIPYDSILPHVDVFITTGGYGSFQRALKSGTPLIMAGTTEEKPESAARAEWAGVAVNLRTTYPSVQQLTSAVDEVLANESFKKKALDIQTQIAGFDPVGVIAECLEELAEGRE; encoded by the exons ATGGCGTTCAAGAACAAACCACTCGTGCTCATGTGCAGTACTCCCGTCTCTGGGCACATCATCCCTATGCTCGCTATTGCAGAACAACTCATCACCCGAGGATATGAAGTGTGTTTTGTATCTGGCTCGGGATATCACCAACAGGCTGAGAATGCAGGTGCCAAGTTCATTTCTGTCGAGGGATATGGGGACTTTTACGATCTCACTTCGTGGGATCTTGACGCTGATT GGCCTCAAGGCAAACAACATCTCGAAGGACCAGAGTGCTTCAGTCATGATTTAATCCACATATTCTGTAACTCGCTTCCTTCTCAGCACATGGCGATACAGAAAGCTCTACATGAACTCAAAACGCAACAACCAGAGAGAAAAGTATTCGTCATAACAGAAAGTCTAAACTTCAGCGCCCTAGCTCTGCGCCTTGGTGCCCCAGGTCTCCGTCCTGATGGCTTCATAGCAATTGGTCTCAACCCAATCCTACTGACAAGCATGGATCACCCACCTTTTGGATCAGGCATGCTTCCCGACCGCACTCCAGAAGGTCGCGAGCGCAACAAAATCGCCAATGCAGCACAGAAAGAGTTCTTTGCACCCGCACAGAAAGCTTATGAACAGGCATTGAAGAGTGTGGGTGCTGAGCCTCGAGATGAGTTCCTTCTGGACTCTCTTTACACTCTCCCTGATCGGTTCGTCCAGATGTGCGCGCCAAGTGTTGAATATGAGAGGAGTGATGCGCCATCTACTTTGCGATTCGCGGGTGGATATCCCACCACAAAGCGAACGAAGAGCAATTGGGAGGTGCCATATTGGTGGGACGAGGTCATTATTAACAAGAATAGAGCCGGGAAGAAGATTGTCTTTGTTTGTCAGGGAACTGTCGCCATGGACTTTAACCAGCTTGTCTACCCAACTATGGAAGCCCTACAGCATCGGTCGGACATTAGCCTCGTGATTGCTCTTGGACGTCCCGGCACTACTCTAGCAAATGACACGATCATACCCCCCAACTGTTACGTCGAGGACTTTATCCCGTACGACAGCATCCTGCCACATGTGGACGTTTTCATCACAACAGGTGGCTACGGCTCATTCCAGCGGGCTCTCAAAAGCGGAACGCCTTTAATTATGGCGGGCACTACGGAGGAAAAGCCGGAATCGGCTGCGAGGGCTGAGTGGGCTGGAGTTGCGGTCAATCTGCGGACCACATATCCCTCTGTTCAACAGTTGACGAGCGCGGTGGATGAAGTTCTTGCAAATGAGAGCTTCAAGAAGAAAGCGTTGGATATACAGACACAGATTGCTGGGTTTGATCCCGTAGGTGTCATTGCTGAGTGCTTGGAGGAGCTTGCTGAGGGACGAGAATAA
- a CDS encoding hypothetical protein (SECRETED:SignalP(1-20)~CAZy:AA9), protein MRTSFSTVLALAAALPTAFAHYNFEALIVNGEVSEPYQYVRKTTNNNSPITDVTSKDIVCNAGGLDKDIRAATKTMKVSPGDEVGFTVASEMGHPGPLSVYLSKAPDGAEASDYLGDGDWFKVYEMTWKKIGAEGVEWANYMNGQSGGIQNFTFTLPKDTPKGTYLMRAEHVGLHGAGEKNGAQFYIGCAQITVDGNGAGKPSPMVKLPGAFKATDPSLLLSIYYPPVTKYDAPGPRPWPNACTDHTPNFAGQASDGDCTGEKAGSGSGSGSGSAAPVASDAPATSAPAATPTAAAVTTSAPAAPVATKAPSSKCKAKRAANKAAKAKRALKK, encoded by the coding sequence ATGCGCACTTCATTCTCTACCGTCCTGGCCCTTGCCGCCGCTCTCCCCACCGCCTTCGCCCATTACAACTTTGAGGCTCTCATCGTCAACGGCGAGGTTTCTGAGCCTTACCAGTACGTCCGAAAgacaaccaacaacaacagccccATCACCGATGTCACCTCCAAGGACATTGTCTGCAACGCTGGTGGTCTCGACAAGGACATCCGCGCCGCCACCAAGACCATGAAGGTCTCCCCTGGTGACGAGGTTGGCTTCACCGTTGCCAGCGAGATGGGTCACCCCGGTCCCCTCTCCGTCTACCTCAGCAAGGCTCCCGATGGCGCTGAGGCTTCCGACTACCTCGGAGATGGCGACTGGTTCAAGGTCTACGAGATGACCTGGAAGAAGATCGGAGCTGAGGGTGTCGAGTGGGCCAACTACATGAACGGCCAGTCTGGTGGTATCCAGAACTTCACCTTTACTCTTCCCAAGGATACTCCCAAGGGTACCTACCTCATGCGCGCTGAGCATGTCGGTCTCCACGGTGCTGGCGAGAAGAACGGTGCTCAGTTCTACATTGGTTGTGCTCAGATCACTGTCGACGGTAACGGTGCTGGCAAGCCTTCTCCCATGGTCAAGCTCCCCGGTGCTTTCAAGGCCACTGACCCCAGCCTTCTCCTCAGCATCTACTACCCTCCCGTGACCAAGTACGATGCTCCTGGTCCCCGCCCCTGGCCTAACGCCTGCACTGACCACACTCCCAACTTTGCCGGTCAGGCCAGCGATGGTGACTGCACTGGTGAGAAGGCTGGCTCTGGTTCCGGCTCCGGCTCCGGCAGCGCTGCTCCCGTTGCCAGCGATGCCCCTGCCACCTCTGCTCCCGCTGCTACCCCTACTGCCGCTGCTGTCACCACCTCTGCTCCCGCTGCCCCTGTCGCTACCAAGGCTCCTTCCAGCAAGTGCAAGGCCAAGCGCGCTGCCAACAAGGCTGCCAAGGCTAAGCGTGCTCTTAAGAAGTAA